The Globicephala melas chromosome 13, mGloMel1.2, whole genome shotgun sequence genome includes a region encoding these proteins:
- the LOC115855216 gene encoding huntingtin-interacting protein 1-related protein isoform X7 produces MNSIKNVPARVLSRRPGHSLEAEREQFDKTQAISISKAINTQEAPVKEKHARRIILGTHHEKGAFTFWSYAIGLPLPSSSILSWKFCHVLHKVLRDGHPNVLHDCQRYRSNIREIGDLWGHLHDRYGQLVNIYTKLLLTKISFHLKHPEFPAGLEVTDEVLEKAAGTDVNNVFQLTVEMFDYMDCALKLSESVFRQLNTAIAVSQMSSGQCRLAPLIQVIQDCSPLYHYTVKLMFKLHSCLPADTLQGHRDRFHEQFHSLRNFFRRASDMLYFKRLIQIPRLPEGPPNFLRASALAEHIKPVVVIPEEAPEDEEPENLIEIGSGPPAAEPAVVADLFEQTFGPPNGSMKDDRDLQIETLKREVETLRTELDKIQLEAQRYMAQLKGQVNALEAELEEQRKQKQKALVDNEQLRHEVARLRAAQLEGERHQGLREEAEKKASATEARYNKLKEKHSELITTHAELLRKNADTAKQLTVTQQSQEEVARVKEQLAFQVEQVKRESEMKLEEQSDQLEKLKRELEAKAGELVRAQAALSHAEQSGLELSSRLDTLSAEKDTLSSEVRQRQAELVAAQSLVREKEAALDQEQQRSSRERGELQGRLADKESQEQGLQRRLLDEQFAMLRGTAAEAERILQDAVGKLDDPLHLRCTSSPDYLVSRAQAALDAVSTLEKGHAQYLISRADASALVAALTRFSHLAADTIVHGSATSHLAPTDPADRLIDTCRECGVRALELVRQLQDQQALLQAQPSLVQTPLQGILQLGQELKPKILDVRQEELGAVVDKEMAATSAAIEDAVRRIEDVMNQARHASSGVKLEVNERILNSCTDLMKAIRLLVTTSTSLQKEIVESGRGAATQQEFYAKNSRWTEGLISASKAVGWGATQLVESADRVVLHTGKYEELIVCSHEIAASTAQLVAASKVKADKHSPHLSRLQECSRAVNEMAASVVASTRSGQEQIEDRDTMDFSGLSLIKLKKQEMETQVRVLELEKTLEVERVRLGELRKQHYMLAGAVGTPGADEPGRPSAAPRGGTSKKPPLAQKPSVAPRQDQQLDKKDGSYAAPLVNY; encoded by the exons GCCATCAGCATCAGCAAAGCTATCAACACCCAGGAGGCCCCTGTGAAGGAGAAGCATGCCCGGC GCATCATCCTGGGCACTCACCACGAGAAGGGGGCCTTCACCTTCTGGTCCTATGCCATCGGGCTGCCGCTTCCTAGCAGCTCCATCCTCAGCTGGAAGTTCTGCCACGTCCTCCACAAGGTCCTTCGAGATGGGCACCCCAAC GTGCTGCACGACTGCCAGCGGTACCGGAGCAACATCCGGGAGATCGGAGACTTGTGG GGCCATTTACATGACCGATATGGGCAGCTGGTGAATATTTACACCAAACTCCTGCTGACCAAGATCTCCTTCCACCTCAAG CACCCCGAGTTCCCTGCGGGCCTGGAGGTGACAGACGAGGTGTTGGAGAAGGCCGCTGGGACCGACGTCAACAACGT CTTCCAGCTCACCGTGGAGATGTTCGATTACATGGACTGTGCGCTGAAGCTCTCTGAATCAG ttttccgGCAGCTCAACACGGCCATTGCCGTGTCCCAGATGTCCTCAGGCCAGTGCCGCCTGGCCCCCCTCATCCAGGTCATCCAGGACTGCAGCCCCCTCTACCACTACACGGTCAAGCTCATGTTCAAGCTGCACTCCT GCCTCCCGGCAGACACCCTGCAAGGCCACCGGGACCGGTTCCATGAGCAGTTTCACAG CCTCAGAAACTTCTTCCGCAGAGCCTCTGACATGCTCTACTTCAAGCGGCTCATCCAGATCCCCCGGCTGCCCGAG GGACCCCCCAACTTCCTGCGGGCCTCGGCGCTGGCCGAGCACATCAAGCCGGTGGTGGTGATTCCCGAGGAGGCCCCCGAGGACGAGGAGCCCGAGAACCTCATCGAGATCGGCTCGGGGCCCCCCGCCGCGGAACCAGCG GTGGTGGCTGACCTCTTTGAGCAGACATTTGGACCCCCGAATGGCTCCATGAAGGACGACAG GGACCTCCAGATAGAGACCTTGAAGAGGGAGGTGGAGACGCTCCGCACGGAGCTGGACAAGATCCAGCTGGAG GCGCAGCGGTACATGGCGCAGCTGAAGGGCCAGGTGAACGCGCTGGAGGCCGAGCTGGAGGAGCAGCGCAAGCAGAAGCAGAAGGCCCTGGTGGACAACGAGCAGCTGCGCCACGAGGTGGCCCGGCTGCGCGCCGCCCAGCTGGAGGGCGAGCGCCACCAGGGGCTGCGAGAGGAGGCGGAGA AGAAGGCCAGCGCCACCGAGGCGCGCTACAACAAGCTGAAGGAAAAGCACAGCGAGCTCATCACCACGCACGCCGAGCTGCTCCGGAAG AACGCAGACACGGCCAAGCAGCTGACGGTGACACAGCAGAGCCAGGAGGAGGTGGCGCGGGTGAAGGAGCAGCTGGCCTTCCAGGTGGAGCAGGTGAAACGGGAGTCAGAGATGAAG CTGGAGGAGCAGAGTGACCAGCTGGAGAAGCTCAAGAGGGAGCTGGAGGCCAAGGCGGGAGAGCTGGTGCGGGCGCAGGCGGCCCTGAGCCACGCGGAGCAG AGCGGGTTGGAGCTGAGCTCGAGGCTGGATACGCTGAGTGCGGAGAAGGACACACTGAGCAGCGAAGTGCGGCAGCGGCAGGCTGAGCTGGTGGCAGCCCAGAGCCTGGTGCGGGAGAAGGAGGCGGCGCTGGACCAGGAGCAGCAGCGCAGCTCCAGGGAGAGGGGCGAGCTGCAGGGGCGGCTGGCAGACAAG GAGTCTCAGGAGCAGGGGCTGCAGCGCAGGCTGCTGGATGAGCAGTTCGCCATGCTGCGGGGCACCGCTGCCGAGGCCGAGCGCATCCTACAGGACGCCGTGGGCAAGCTAGACGACCCCCTGCACCTGCGCTGCACCAGCTCTCCGG ACTACCTGGTGAGCAGGGCCCAGGCTGCCCTGGATGCCGTGAGCACCCTGGAGAAGGGCCACGCCCAATACCTGATCTCCAGGGCAG ACGCCTCTGCCCTTGTGGCAGCCCTGACCCGGTTCTCCCACCTGGCCGCGGACACCATCGTCCACGGCAGTGCCACCTCCCACCTGGCCCCCACTGACCCTGCTGACC GCCTGATCGACACCTGCAGGGAGTGTGGAGTGCGGGCGCTGGAGCTCGTGAGGCAGCTGCAGGATCAGCAGGCTCTGCTgcaggcccagcccagcctggtgCAGACCCCCCTGCAGGGCATCCTTCAGCTGGGCCAG GAGCTGAAGCCCAAGATCCTGGACGTGCGTCAGGAGGAACTCGGGGCTGTGGTGGACAAGGAGATGGCGGCCACGTCTGCGGCCATCGAAGATGCGGTGCGGAGAATCGAG GACGTGATGAACCAGGCCCGCCATGCCAGCTCTGGGGTGAAGCTGGAGGTGAATGAGAG GATCCTCAACTCCTGCACAGACCTGATGAAG GCCATCCGGCTCCTGGTGACAACATCCACGAGCCTGCAGAAGGAGATCGTGGAGAGCGGCAGG GGGGCAGCCACGCAGCAGGAATTTTACGCCAAGAATTCCAGGTGGACAGAAGGCCTCATCTCCGCCTCCAAGGCCGTGGGCTGGGGAGCCACGCAGCTGGT GGAGTCAGCTGACAGGGTGGTGCTTCACACGGGCAAGTACGAGGAGCTCATCGTCTGCTCCCACGAGATCGCGGCCAGCACAGCCCAGCTGGTGGCGGCCTCCAAG GTGAAGGCCGACAAGCACAGCCCACACCTGAGTCGCCTGCAGGAATGCTCACGCGCCGTCAATGAGATGGCCGCCAGCGTGGTGGCCTCCACCAGGTCGGGCCAGGAGCAGATCGAGGACAGAG ACACCATGGACTTCTCCGGCCTCTCCCTCATCAAGCTGAAGAAGCAGGAGATGGAGACCCAG GTGCGGGTCCTGGAGCTGGAGAAGACGCTGGAGGTGGAGCGCGTGCGGCTGGGCGAGCTGCGGAAGCAGCACTACATGCTGGCCGGGGCCGTGGGGACGCCCGGTGCGGATGAGCCCGGCCGGCCCAGCGCTGCCCCCCGCGGTGGGACCTCCAAGAAGCCGCCCCTGGCCCAGAAGCCCAGCGTGGCCCCCAGGCAGGACCAGCAG CTTGACAAAAAGGATGGCAGCTACGCGGCTCCACTCGTCAACTACTAG
- the LOC115855216 gene encoding huntingtin-interacting protein 1-related protein isoform X5, with product MGRGSAESVDFGRTLQQIRSELIASQQSHCLGSSKSALREDEKLIEMESSSDKKNSSKILLVNKDAALPSEKDDFSPTSKLQRLLAESRQMVTDLELSTLLPISSENLSSTAKNAISISKAINTQEAPVKEKHARRIILGTHHEKGAFTFWSYAIGLPLPSSSILSWKFCHVLHKVLRDGHPNVLHDCQRYRSNIREIGDLWGHLHDRYGQLVNIYTKLLLTKISFHLKHPEFPAGLEVTDEVLEKAAGTDVNNVFQLTVEMFDYMDCALKLSESVFRQLNTAIAVSQMSSGQCRLAPLIQVIQDCSPLYHYTVKLMFKLHSCLPADTLQGHRDRFHEQFHSLRNFFRRASDMLYFKRLIQIPRLPEGPPNFLRASALAEHIKPVVVIPEEAPEDEEPENLIEIGSGPPAAEPAVVADLFEQTFGPPNGSMKDDRDLQIETLKREVETLRTELDKIQLEAQRYMAQLKGQVNALEAELEEQRKQKQKALVDNEQLRHEVARLRAAQLEGERHQGLREEAEKKASATEARYNKLKEKHSELITTHAELLRKNADTAKQLTVTQQSQEEVARVKEQLAFQVEQVKRESEMKLEEQSDQLEKLKRELEAKAGELVRAQAALSHAEQSGLELSSRLDTLSAEKDTLSSEVRQRQAELVAAQSLVREKEAALDQEQQRSSRERGELQGRLADKESQEQGLQRRLLDEQFAMLRGTAAEAERILQDAVGKLDDPLHLRCTSSPDYLVSRAQAALDAVSTLEKGHAQYLISRADASALVAALTRFSHLAADTIVHGSATSHLAPTDPADRLIDTCRECGVRALELVRQLQDQQALLQAQPSLVQTPLQGILQLGQELKPKILDVRQEELGAVVDKEMAATSAAIEDAVRRIEDVMNQARHASSGVKLEVNERILNSCTDLMKAIRLLVTTSTSLQKEIVESGRGAATQQEFYAKNSRWTEGLISASKAVGWGATQLVESADRVVLHTGKYEELIVCSHEIAASTAQLVAASKVKADKHSPHLSRLQECSRAVNEMAASVVASTRSGQEQIEDRDTMDFSGLSLIKLKKQEMETQVRVLELEKTLEVERVRLGELRKQHYMLAGAVGTPGADEPGRPSAAPRGGTSKKPPLAQKPSVAPRQDQQLDKKDGSYAAPLVNY from the exons GCCATCAGCATCAGCAAAGCTATCAACACCCAGGAGGCCCCTGTGAAGGAGAAGCATGCCCGGC GCATCATCCTGGGCACTCACCACGAGAAGGGGGCCTTCACCTTCTGGTCCTATGCCATCGGGCTGCCGCTTCCTAGCAGCTCCATCCTCAGCTGGAAGTTCTGCCACGTCCTCCACAAGGTCCTTCGAGATGGGCACCCCAAC GTGCTGCACGACTGCCAGCGGTACCGGAGCAACATCCGGGAGATCGGAGACTTGTGG GGCCATTTACATGACCGATATGGGCAGCTGGTGAATATTTACACCAAACTCCTGCTGACCAAGATCTCCTTCCACCTCAAG CACCCCGAGTTCCCTGCGGGCCTGGAGGTGACAGACGAGGTGTTGGAGAAGGCCGCTGGGACCGACGTCAACAACGT CTTCCAGCTCACCGTGGAGATGTTCGATTACATGGACTGTGCGCTGAAGCTCTCTGAATCAG ttttccgGCAGCTCAACACGGCCATTGCCGTGTCCCAGATGTCCTCAGGCCAGTGCCGCCTGGCCCCCCTCATCCAGGTCATCCAGGACTGCAGCCCCCTCTACCACTACACGGTCAAGCTCATGTTCAAGCTGCACTCCT GCCTCCCGGCAGACACCCTGCAAGGCCACCGGGACCGGTTCCATGAGCAGTTTCACAG CCTCAGAAACTTCTTCCGCAGAGCCTCTGACATGCTCTACTTCAAGCGGCTCATCCAGATCCCCCGGCTGCCCGAG GGACCCCCCAACTTCCTGCGGGCCTCGGCGCTGGCCGAGCACATCAAGCCGGTGGTGGTGATTCCCGAGGAGGCCCCCGAGGACGAGGAGCCCGAGAACCTCATCGAGATCGGCTCGGGGCCCCCCGCCGCGGAACCAGCG GTGGTGGCTGACCTCTTTGAGCAGACATTTGGACCCCCGAATGGCTCCATGAAGGACGACAG GGACCTCCAGATAGAGACCTTGAAGAGGGAGGTGGAGACGCTCCGCACGGAGCTGGACAAGATCCAGCTGGAG GCGCAGCGGTACATGGCGCAGCTGAAGGGCCAGGTGAACGCGCTGGAGGCCGAGCTGGAGGAGCAGCGCAAGCAGAAGCAGAAGGCCCTGGTGGACAACGAGCAGCTGCGCCACGAGGTGGCCCGGCTGCGCGCCGCCCAGCTGGAGGGCGAGCGCCACCAGGGGCTGCGAGAGGAGGCGGAGA AGAAGGCCAGCGCCACCGAGGCGCGCTACAACAAGCTGAAGGAAAAGCACAGCGAGCTCATCACCACGCACGCCGAGCTGCTCCGGAAG AACGCAGACACGGCCAAGCAGCTGACGGTGACACAGCAGAGCCAGGAGGAGGTGGCGCGGGTGAAGGAGCAGCTGGCCTTCCAGGTGGAGCAGGTGAAACGGGAGTCAGAGATGAAG CTGGAGGAGCAGAGTGACCAGCTGGAGAAGCTCAAGAGGGAGCTGGAGGCCAAGGCGGGAGAGCTGGTGCGGGCGCAGGCGGCCCTGAGCCACGCGGAGCAG AGCGGGTTGGAGCTGAGCTCGAGGCTGGATACGCTGAGTGCGGAGAAGGACACACTGAGCAGCGAAGTGCGGCAGCGGCAGGCTGAGCTGGTGGCAGCCCAGAGCCTGGTGCGGGAGAAGGAGGCGGCGCTGGACCAGGAGCAGCAGCGCAGCTCCAGGGAGAGGGGCGAGCTGCAGGGGCGGCTGGCAGACAAG GAGTCTCAGGAGCAGGGGCTGCAGCGCAGGCTGCTGGATGAGCAGTTCGCCATGCTGCGGGGCACCGCTGCCGAGGCCGAGCGCATCCTACAGGACGCCGTGGGCAAGCTAGACGACCCCCTGCACCTGCGCTGCACCAGCTCTCCGG ACTACCTGGTGAGCAGGGCCCAGGCTGCCCTGGATGCCGTGAGCACCCTGGAGAAGGGCCACGCCCAATACCTGATCTCCAGGGCAG ACGCCTCTGCCCTTGTGGCAGCCCTGACCCGGTTCTCCCACCTGGCCGCGGACACCATCGTCCACGGCAGTGCCACCTCCCACCTGGCCCCCACTGACCCTGCTGACC GCCTGATCGACACCTGCAGGGAGTGTGGAGTGCGGGCGCTGGAGCTCGTGAGGCAGCTGCAGGATCAGCAGGCTCTGCTgcaggcccagcccagcctggtgCAGACCCCCCTGCAGGGCATCCTTCAGCTGGGCCAG GAGCTGAAGCCCAAGATCCTGGACGTGCGTCAGGAGGAACTCGGGGCTGTGGTGGACAAGGAGATGGCGGCCACGTCTGCGGCCATCGAAGATGCGGTGCGGAGAATCGAG GACGTGATGAACCAGGCCCGCCATGCCAGCTCTGGGGTGAAGCTGGAGGTGAATGAGAG GATCCTCAACTCCTGCACAGACCTGATGAAG GCCATCCGGCTCCTGGTGACAACATCCACGAGCCTGCAGAAGGAGATCGTGGAGAGCGGCAGG GGGGCAGCCACGCAGCAGGAATTTTACGCCAAGAATTCCAGGTGGACAGAAGGCCTCATCTCCGCCTCCAAGGCCGTGGGCTGGGGAGCCACGCAGCTGGT GGAGTCAGCTGACAGGGTGGTGCTTCACACGGGCAAGTACGAGGAGCTCATCGTCTGCTCCCACGAGATCGCGGCCAGCACAGCCCAGCTGGTGGCGGCCTCCAAG GTGAAGGCCGACAAGCACAGCCCACACCTGAGTCGCCTGCAGGAATGCTCACGCGCCGTCAATGAGATGGCCGCCAGCGTGGTGGCCTCCACCAGGTCGGGCCAGGAGCAGATCGAGGACAGAG ACACCATGGACTTCTCCGGCCTCTCCCTCATCAAGCTGAAGAAGCAGGAGATGGAGACCCAG GTGCGGGTCCTGGAGCTGGAGAAGACGCTGGAGGTGGAGCGCGTGCGGCTGGGCGAGCTGCGGAAGCAGCACTACATGCTGGCCGGGGCCGTGGGGACGCCCGGTGCGGATGAGCCCGGCCGGCCCAGCGCTGCCCCCCGCGGTGGGACCTCCAAGAAGCCGCCCCTGGCCCAGAAGCCCAGCGTGGCCCCCAGGCAGGACCAGCAG CTTGACAAAAAGGATGGCAGCTACGCGGCTCCACTCGTCAACTACTAG
- the LOC115855216 gene encoding huntingtin-interacting protein 1-related protein isoform X8 produces MNSIKNVPARVLSRRPGHSLEAEREQFDKTQAISISKAINTQEAPVKEKHARRIILGTHHEKGAFTFWSYAIGLPLPSSSILSWKFCHVLHKVLRDGHPNVLHDCQRYRSNIREIGDLWGHLHDRYGQLVNIYTKLLLTKISFHLKHPEFPAGLEVTDEVLEKAAGTDVNNVFQLTVEMFDYMDCALKLSESVFRQLNTAIAVSQMSSGQCRLAPLIQVIQDCSPLYHYTVKLMFKLHSCLPADTLQGHRDRFHEQFHSLRNFFRRASDMLYFKRLIQIPRLPEGPPNFLRASALAEHIKPVVVIPEEAPEDEEPENLIEIGSGPPAAEPAVVADLFEQTFGPPNGSMKDDRDLQIETLKREVETLRTELDKIQLEAQRYMAQLKGQVNALEAELEEQRKQKQKALVDNEQLRHEVARLRAAQLEGERHQGLREEAEKKASATEARYNKLKEKHSELITTHAELLRKNADTAKQLTVTQQSQEEVARVKEQLAFQVEQVKRESEMKLEEQSDQLEKLKRELEAKAGELVRAQAALSHAEQSGLELSSRLDTLSAEKDTLSSEVRQRQAELVAAQSLVREKEAALDQEQQRSSRERGELQGRLADKESQEQGLQRRLLDEQFAMLRGTAAEAERILQDAVGKLDDPLHLRCTSSPDYLVSRAQAALDAVSTLEKGHAQYLISRADASALVAALTRFSHLAADTIVHGSATSHLAPTDPADRLIDTCRECGVRALELVRQLQDQQALLQAQPSLVQTPLQGILQLGQELKPKILDVRQEELGAVVDKEMAATSAAIEDAVRRIEDVMNQARHASSGVKLEVNESSFSLFSSPFCSSQDPQLLHRPDEGHPAPGDNIHEPAEGDRGERQGGSHAAGILRQEFQVDRRPHLRLQGRGLGSHAAGVCCLRESADRVVLHTGKYEELIVCSHEIAASTAQLVAASKVKADKHSPHLSRLQECSRAVNEMAASVVASTRSGQEQIEDRDTMDFSGLSLIKLKKQEMETQVRVLELEKTLEVERVRLGELRKQHYMLAGAVGTPGADEPGRPSAAPRGGTSKKPPLAQKPSVAPRQDQQLDKKDGSYAAPLVNY; encoded by the exons GCCATCAGCATCAGCAAAGCTATCAACACCCAGGAGGCCCCTGTGAAGGAGAAGCATGCCCGGC GCATCATCCTGGGCACTCACCACGAGAAGGGGGCCTTCACCTTCTGGTCCTATGCCATCGGGCTGCCGCTTCCTAGCAGCTCCATCCTCAGCTGGAAGTTCTGCCACGTCCTCCACAAGGTCCTTCGAGATGGGCACCCCAAC GTGCTGCACGACTGCCAGCGGTACCGGAGCAACATCCGGGAGATCGGAGACTTGTGG GGCCATTTACATGACCGATATGGGCAGCTGGTGAATATTTACACCAAACTCCTGCTGACCAAGATCTCCTTCCACCTCAAG CACCCCGAGTTCCCTGCGGGCCTGGAGGTGACAGACGAGGTGTTGGAGAAGGCCGCTGGGACCGACGTCAACAACGT CTTCCAGCTCACCGTGGAGATGTTCGATTACATGGACTGTGCGCTGAAGCTCTCTGAATCAG ttttccgGCAGCTCAACACGGCCATTGCCGTGTCCCAGATGTCCTCAGGCCAGTGCCGCCTGGCCCCCCTCATCCAGGTCATCCAGGACTGCAGCCCCCTCTACCACTACACGGTCAAGCTCATGTTCAAGCTGCACTCCT GCCTCCCGGCAGACACCCTGCAAGGCCACCGGGACCGGTTCCATGAGCAGTTTCACAG CCTCAGAAACTTCTTCCGCAGAGCCTCTGACATGCTCTACTTCAAGCGGCTCATCCAGATCCCCCGGCTGCCCGAG GGACCCCCCAACTTCCTGCGGGCCTCGGCGCTGGCCGAGCACATCAAGCCGGTGGTGGTGATTCCCGAGGAGGCCCCCGAGGACGAGGAGCCCGAGAACCTCATCGAGATCGGCTCGGGGCCCCCCGCCGCGGAACCAGCG GTGGTGGCTGACCTCTTTGAGCAGACATTTGGACCCCCGAATGGCTCCATGAAGGACGACAG GGACCTCCAGATAGAGACCTTGAAGAGGGAGGTGGAGACGCTCCGCACGGAGCTGGACAAGATCCAGCTGGAG GCGCAGCGGTACATGGCGCAGCTGAAGGGCCAGGTGAACGCGCTGGAGGCCGAGCTGGAGGAGCAGCGCAAGCAGAAGCAGAAGGCCCTGGTGGACAACGAGCAGCTGCGCCACGAGGTGGCCCGGCTGCGCGCCGCCCAGCTGGAGGGCGAGCGCCACCAGGGGCTGCGAGAGGAGGCGGAGA AGAAGGCCAGCGCCACCGAGGCGCGCTACAACAAGCTGAAGGAAAAGCACAGCGAGCTCATCACCACGCACGCCGAGCTGCTCCGGAAG AACGCAGACACGGCCAAGCAGCTGACGGTGACACAGCAGAGCCAGGAGGAGGTGGCGCGGGTGAAGGAGCAGCTGGCCTTCCAGGTGGAGCAGGTGAAACGGGAGTCAGAGATGAAG CTGGAGGAGCAGAGTGACCAGCTGGAGAAGCTCAAGAGGGAGCTGGAGGCCAAGGCGGGAGAGCTGGTGCGGGCGCAGGCGGCCCTGAGCCACGCGGAGCAG AGCGGGTTGGAGCTGAGCTCGAGGCTGGATACGCTGAGTGCGGAGAAGGACACACTGAGCAGCGAAGTGCGGCAGCGGCAGGCTGAGCTGGTGGCAGCCCAGAGCCTGGTGCGGGAGAAGGAGGCGGCGCTGGACCAGGAGCAGCAGCGCAGCTCCAGGGAGAGGGGCGAGCTGCAGGGGCGGCTGGCAGACAAG GAGTCTCAGGAGCAGGGGCTGCAGCGCAGGCTGCTGGATGAGCAGTTCGCCATGCTGCGGGGCACCGCTGCCGAGGCCGAGCGCATCCTACAGGACGCCGTGGGCAAGCTAGACGACCCCCTGCACCTGCGCTGCACCAGCTCTCCGG ACTACCTGGTGAGCAGGGCCCAGGCTGCCCTGGATGCCGTGAGCACCCTGGAGAAGGGCCACGCCCAATACCTGATCTCCAGGGCAG ACGCCTCTGCCCTTGTGGCAGCCCTGACCCGGTTCTCCCACCTGGCCGCGGACACCATCGTCCACGGCAGTGCCACCTCCCACCTGGCCCCCACTGACCCTGCTGACC GCCTGATCGACACCTGCAGGGAGTGTGGAGTGCGGGCGCTGGAGCTCGTGAGGCAGCTGCAGGATCAGCAGGCTCTGCTgcaggcccagcccagcctggtgCAGACCCCCCTGCAGGGCATCCTTCAGCTGGGCCAG GAGCTGAAGCCCAAGATCCTGGACGTGCGTCAGGAGGAACTCGGGGCTGTGGTGGACAAGGAGATGGCGGCCACGTCTGCGGCCATCGAAGATGCGGTGCGGAGAATCGAG GACGTGATGAACCAGGCCCGCCATGCCAGCTCTGGGGTGAAGCTGGAGGTGAATGAGAG ctccttttctctcttttcctcaccCTTCTGCTCCTCTCAGGATCCTCAACTCCTGCACAGACCTGATGAAG GCCATCCGGCTCCTGGTGACAACATCCACGAGCCTGCAGAAGGAGATCGTGGAGAGCGGCAGG GGGGCAGCCACGCAGCAGGAATTTTACGCCAAGAATTCCAGGTGGACAGAAGGCCTCATCTCCGCCTCCAAGGCCGTGGGCTGGGGAGCCACGCAGCTGGTGTATGTTGCCTCAG GGAGTCAGCTGACAGGGTGGTGCTTCACACGGGCAAGTACGAGGAGCTCATCGTCTGCTCCCACGAGATCGCGGCCAGCACAGCCCAGCTGGTGGCGGCCTCCAAG GTGAAGGCCGACAAGCACAGCCCACACCTGAGTCGCCTGCAGGAATGCTCACGCGCCGTCAATGAGATGGCCGCCAGCGTGGTGGCCTCCACCAGGTCGGGCCAGGAGCAGATCGAGGACAGAG ACACCATGGACTTCTCCGGCCTCTCCCTCATCAAGCTGAAGAAGCAGGAGATGGAGACCCAG GTGCGGGTCCTGGAGCTGGAGAAGACGCTGGAGGTGGAGCGCGTGCGGCTGGGCGAGCTGCGGAAGCAGCACTACATGCTGGCCGGGGCCGTGGGGACGCCCGGTGCGGATGAGCCCGGCCGGCCCAGCGCTGCCCCCCGCGGTGGGACCTCCAAGAAGCCGCCCCTGGCCCAGAAGCCCAGCGTGGCCCCCAGGCAGGACCAGCAG CTTGACAAAAAGGATGGCAGCTACGCGGCTCCACTCGTCAACTACTAG